A portion of the Sphingobacterium spiritivorum genome contains these proteins:
- a CDS encoding M60 family metallopeptidase, with amino-acid sequence MKNVKTLSLSLSLCLLSLTSCSKNFGPESKKADLAPGLSNVALASSATYFSNIKYESTSKFTIRQSMEYVTDGNRLRTALSYSDFDPTGLKPIASTALQVKVTFHGSSTVKPVLIVGTPELDTEQTYALDAGLNTLNPTLIKNMYLQYVSATPNTNDSVTVEFISGYAQVPLFKLGQTTAAEWSDQLTTYSDAEYVTLIGQKNYILLTRSRYNNYSSTDPNTVLSAVDLIISRENEISGLDNSSALHREPDGKVCIIEKNSGYMDATHKGLVRLTGTAAWDKVFKAKNIVSGSTVDQWGLWHEIGHLHQLWPITPYAVLGEAAPNIYASYTKKYYEPTYRYVSGTNWTNAKVYLAQPDASKNLTAAENYTKLMLFEQLMLAFGEDFMKNLHKMVREEIGITYPLPNRTTTNVDERLGALAFYASKTSGKNLTNFFQKWGFNLSPARIGLISALNLPEPATDVSLINSDDALIEGAYYSLNSKLNQNTVLTVKNGATANGTVIELMDNATLNNSKLWLVRKANATEYNFKSKLDTSKVMAVAAAGTANGTQVRIWTFDNGPAQRWTANNRGTSTFSFTPACAPSSRLDVNGGGTANGTKIQIWATSSTDKQDFVPVIRF; translated from the coding sequence ATGAAAAATGTAAAGACACTCAGTTTGTCACTCTCCCTGTGCCTTCTGAGTCTGACATCCTGCAGCAAAAATTTTGGTCCTGAATCTAAAAAGGCAGATCTGGCTCCTGGATTATCAAATGTTGCGCTGGCCAGTTCAGCCACGTATTTTAGTAATATTAAATACGAAAGTACCAGCAAATTTACGATCCGTCAATCTATGGAATATGTCACAGATGGCAACCGGCTTCGTACTGCATTATCCTACAGCGACTTTGATCCCACAGGATTAAAACCGATAGCGAGTACCGCTCTGCAGGTAAAGGTAACTTTTCACGGAAGCAGTACTGTCAAACCGGTATTGATCGTCGGTACTCCTGAGCTGGATACGGAACAGACTTATGCATTAGATGCAGGTCTCAATACGCTGAATCCTACGCTTATAAAAAACATGTATCTGCAATATGTTTCTGCCACTCCCAATACCAATGACAGTGTAACAGTAGAGTTTATAAGCGGCTATGCACAGGTACCTTTGTTCAAGCTTGGCCAGACGACAGCTGCTGAATGGTCGGATCAACTGACAACCTATAGCGATGCGGAATATGTCACCCTTATCGGACAAAAAAACTATATTCTTCTTACACGCAGCCGCTATAACAACTATAGCAGTACAGATCCGAATACAGTGCTTTCTGCTGTAGATCTGATTATAAGTCGTGAAAATGAAATAAGCGGACTGGATAATAGCAGTGCTCTGCATAGAGAACCTGATGGAAAGGTATGTATAATTGAAAAAAACAGCGGCTACATGGATGCTACCCACAAAGGGTTGGTAAGACTGACAGGTACTGCTGCATGGGATAAAGTCTTCAAAGCGAAAAACATTGTTAGCGGCTCTACAGTAGATCAATGGGGGCTATGGCATGAAATAGGTCATTTGCACCAGTTATGGCCGATCACACCTTATGCGGTACTGGGCGAGGCTGCACCTAACATTTACGCTTCCTACACTAAAAAATATTACGAACCGACATACCGCTATGTCTCCGGAACAAACTGGACAAATGCAAAAGTCTATCTTGCTCAGCCTGATGCTTCAAAGAATCTGACCGCAGCGGAGAACTATACCAAACTGATGCTGTTTGAACAACTGATGCTGGCATTTGGTGAAGACTTCATGAAGAATTTGCATAAGATGGTGCGTGAAGAAATTGGTATTACCTACCCCCTTCCTAACAGAACGACGACTAACGTGGATGAAAGACTGGGAGCTCTGGCTTTCTATGCCTCAAAGACATCCGGCAAAAATCTGACTAATTTCTTTCAGAAATGGGGATTTAATCTTTCTCCAGCCCGGATAGGCCTTATCTCTGCCTTAAACCTTCCTGAACCGGCAACCGATGTAAGTCTTATCAACTCAGATGATGCTTTAATAGAAGGAGCCTATTATTCTTTGAATTCCAAATTAAATCAAAACACTGTTTTAACAGTCAAAAACGGTGCTACTGCTAACGGAACAGTAATAGAATTAATGGATAATGCCACTCTTAATAATTCCAAACTATGGTTGGTTCGTAAGGCAAATGCCACGGAATATAACTTCAAAAGCAAATTGGACACCAGTAAAGTAATGGCTGTAGCTGCAGCCGGTACAGCTAACGGAACACAAGTGCGTATCTGGACATTTGACAACGGACCTGCACAGCGCTGGACAGCCAATAACAGAGGTACGTCGACCTTTTCATTTACGCCTGCCTGTGCACCTTCTTCCAGACTGGATGTCAATGGAGGTGGCACAGCCAATGGGACAAAGATACAGATATGGGCAACCAGCAGCACCGACAAACAGGATTTTGTCCCTGTTATCCGCTTTTGA
- a CDS encoding FecR family protein, which produces MMNPTQIEELIRKCLNGEATDEEQQLLNSYLKQISQHDLPIPEDRLSDMKQESWTKLQQQFVSTESLQKKRSTKRWLWPAVAAAVVLITATGLLFLSSPKIDQQPLTAKKELADTVVYPAADKAYLVLANGGTIDLETPENAQKEVKQQLDANINIDKGMISFGNTDKIKEAAGLYQTLVVPAGATYKLTLSDGTRVWMNAASRLKFPLAFEKDRRLVEMDGEAYFEVAKDKDKPFIIKSRRQEVKVLGTSFNMTDYENEKNSRTTLVEGSVEIANRKTNQKLYMKPGEQTVAGEQFKKMKVDPSPYIAWKNGYFDFTESNSLVDVMKQVERWYNVKVIFTNPNENRNWAGKMKRNMTLNELVGQLNFTGIKCEIENRNTIKNLIIN; this is translated from the coding sequence ATGATGAACCCAACGCAAATCGAAGAGCTTATACGTAAATGTCTCAATGGAGAAGCGACTGATGAAGAGCAACAGTTGCTTAATTCTTACCTGAAACAGATAAGTCAGCATGATCTGCCTATTCCTGAGGATCGTCTTTCTGATATGAAGCAGGAATCATGGACAAAATTGCAGCAACAATTTGTCAGTACTGAATCTCTTCAGAAAAAGAGAAGTACGAAACGCTGGCTTTGGCCAGCCGTAGCGGCTGCGGTCGTTTTAATAACGGCCACCGGACTGTTATTCCTTAGCTCTCCAAAAATAGACCAACAACCTTTGACGGCAAAAAAAGAGTTGGCAGATACGGTTGTATATCCGGCGGCAGATAAAGCTTATCTGGTACTTGCAAATGGCGGGACAATAGATCTGGAAACACCTGAGAATGCTCAAAAAGAAGTAAAACAACAGCTGGATGCTAATATCAACATAGATAAGGGGATGATATCCTTCGGAAATACCGATAAAATCAAAGAAGCAGCCGGATTATATCAGACGCTTGTCGTACCTGCAGGAGCGACTTACAAACTTACGCTATCTGATGGAACCAGGGTTTGGATGAATGCTGCTTCCAGATTAAAATTTCCGCTAGCCTTTGAGAAAGACAGGAGACTGGTGGAGATGGATGGAGAAGCATATTTTGAAGTCGCTAAAGATAAGGACAAACCCTTTATTATTAAAAGCAGACGGCAGGAAGTAAAAGTGCTGGGTACTTCATTCAATATGACAGATTATGAAAATGAAAAAAACAGCAGAACCACGCTGGTAGAGGGATCTGTAGAAATCGCTAATCGCAAAACTAACCAAAAACTGTATATGAAACCGGGGGAGCAGACTGTAGCCGGAGAGCAGTTCAAAAAAATGAAAGTTGATCCTTCTCCTTATATCGCCTGGAAAAACGGATATTTTGATTTTACGGAATCAAATAGTCTGGTTGATGTTATGAAACAGGTAGAACGCTGGTACAATGTGAAAGTGATATTCACGAATCCAAATGAAAATAGAAACTGGGCCGGTAAAATGAAAAGAAATATGACGCTAAATGAACTGGTGGGACAGCTCAACTTTACCGGAATCAAATGTGAGATAGAAAACAGAAATACAATCAAAAACCTAATTATAAATTAA
- a CDS encoding TonB-dependent receptor, with translation MAFRTGFGWLGKIIICYLLLMPFIVTAQQDITVSGTVKDKEDQQPNVGATVSLTGQSKVSTDEKGSFIFKNNKAGKAILRVSAIGYRDTIIQLALTPDQSNVVFNVFISRDNRLLTEVKVDGITEKQQRKTQAIRAVVVDAAAAQEQPATLSELINRSPGIRVRQSGGLGNEVDLSINGFQSNSVQYFRDGIPLEYLGGGFGLNNVPVNLLDRVEIYKGVVPVSLGGDALGGAINMVSKKNTGTKVDASYEIASFGTHIASLSVMKTDRQNRTFGGFEAFYNNSRNNYNVDVSVVDQNANLVPVRVPLFHNNYKQYFVEAYAGVRNRSWADELRFSLARYDIDRASQHPALMTIPYGAVMVYNQGWVPSLRYTKSFMDQRLKIDQFTSLSFINRARIDTVKGSYDWYGTFTPGNSIGESPRPALSDINFRNIMNRTNVIFDINSRNKLEYNFVYNYSKRTGEDKYGMRFNGTDIDILSKEAVYNKIISGLMWESKWIEGRLTNQITAKHFYFRTKGINGFLSNSSNLEDYTTYSGHNWGASEAVKYQINDHSFVRSSLEWTNRLPRDFEIFGDNDTRAPNFELKPEKSLNINLAYRYGRENWSVEAAGFYRKTEGLILLVPVQAPFAQYQNLDNVRGYGFDIDAEYRLSKQLRISANASWQDNRMADVEEGLYKWIEGTRLRNTPYFFSNAGLYGQFNGWGSRGDIFRPYFNWNFIREFYLNNIPRDLEPGGFLGLSGTAGVPVTNIVPNQHLLSGGFTYHFVRNGLTVGAEVKNIGDARLFDYYKIQRAGRSYHLKLTYTLNLKQS, from the coding sequence ATGGCATTTCGGACAGGATTCGGGTGGCTCGGAAAAATAATAATATGTTATCTCTTACTGATGCCCTTTATTGTGACAGCACAGCAGGATATCACGGTCAGTGGGACAGTTAAGGATAAAGAAGATCAGCAACCAAATGTTGGAGCGACGGTTTCTCTGACAGGGCAAAGTAAGGTATCTACAGATGAAAAGGGAAGCTTTATCTTTAAAAATAATAAAGCCGGAAAAGCAATATTAAGGGTGTCAGCAATCGGATACCGGGATACTATCATACAGTTGGCACTTACACCAGATCAGAGTAATGTAGTATTTAATGTATTTATTTCCAGAGATAACCGTCTTTTAACTGAAGTGAAAGTAGATGGAATCACAGAGAAGCAACAGCGTAAGACGCAGGCCATACGTGCTGTCGTAGTGGACGCCGCAGCTGCTCAGGAGCAACCGGCTACTTTGTCAGAGCTCATAAACAGATCTCCCGGCATTCGCGTGAGACAGAGTGGAGGTCTGGGGAATGAAGTCGACCTTTCCATTAATGGATTTCAGAGTAATTCGGTACAATATTTCCGGGATGGAATCCCTTTAGAATATCTCGGAGGAGGTTTTGGACTCAACAATGTTCCGGTCAATCTGTTGGATAGGGTCGAGATATACAAAGGAGTTGTTCCGGTTTCCCTGGGAGGTGACGCGTTGGGCGGAGCGATCAATATGGTCAGCAAAAAAAATACAGGTACAAAAGTAGATGCCTCGTATGAAATAGCCTCTTTCGGGACACATATTGCTTCCTTATCAGTAATGAAGACTGATAGACAGAACCGTACTTTTGGTGGTTTTGAGGCCTTTTACAACAATTCCAGAAATAACTACAATGTGGATGTATCTGTAGTAGACCAAAATGCCAATCTTGTTCCTGTACGTGTACCCTTATTTCACAATAACTATAAACAGTATTTTGTAGAAGCTTATGCAGGTGTAAGAAACCGAAGCTGGGCAGATGAGCTGCGCTTTTCGCTGGCTCGCTATGATATCGATCGGGCTTCACAGCATCCCGCCCTTATGACTATCCCATACGGTGCTGTAATGGTCTACAATCAAGGGTGGGTGCCGAGTCTGCGTTATACAAAAAGTTTTATGGATCAACGGCTTAAAATCGATCAGTTTACCTCTTTGAGCTTTATTAACAGAGCACGGATAGATACTGTTAAAGGGTCGTATGATTGGTACGGTACTTTCACCCCGGGCAATAGTATAGGGGAAAGTCCGAGGCCAGCTTTGTCAGATATTAACTTCCGGAATATCATGAACAGAACTAATGTTATATTTGATATAAATAGTCGTAATAAGCTGGAATATAATTTTGTATATAATTATAGCAAACGTACAGGTGAAGATAAATATGGTATGCGGTTTAATGGAACTGATATCGATATTCTGAGTAAAGAGGCTGTATACAATAAGATCATATCCGGCCTTATGTGGGAATCGAAATGGATAGAGGGCAGACTTACCAATCAGATAACGGCCAAACATTTTTACTTCCGTACAAAAGGCATTAACGGGTTTCTGAGCAACAGCAGTAACCTGGAAGATTATACTACCTATAGCGGACACAACTGGGGAGCATCTGAAGCAGTTAAATACCAGATCAATGATCACAGCTTTGTTAGATCTTCTCTGGAATGGACTAATCGTTTGCCAAGAGATTTTGAAATCTTTGGCGATAATGATACAAGGGCTCCTAATTTTGAGTTGAAACCGGAGAAAAGTCTGAATATTAATCTGGCTTATCGCTATGGACGTGAAAACTGGTCTGTAGAAGCCGCTGGTTTCTACCGCAAAACAGAAGGACTCATTCTGCTGGTACCGGTGCAGGCTCCTTTTGCACAATACCAGAATCTGGATAATGTAAGAGGCTATGGTTTTGATATCGATGCAGAATATCGGTTGAGTAAGCAGCTCCGTATTTCTGCAAATGCCTCCTGGCAGGACAATCGTATGGCAGATGTAGAAGAAGGACTATATAAATGGATAGAAGGTACGCGACTGCGTAATACTCCTTATTTCTTTTCAAATGCAGGCCTTTATGGGCAGTTCAACGGCTGGGGAAGTCGCGGTGATATTTTCAGACCATATTTCAATTGGAATTTCATACGCGAATTTTACCTCAATAATATCCCGCGTGATCTGGAACCGGGTGGTTTTCTGGGATTGTCGGGAACAGCAGGTGTGCCGGTTACAAACATAGTTCCTAATCAACATCTGTTATCCGGAGGGTTTACATATCATTTTGTCAGGAATGGACTTACGGTAGGAGCAGAAGTAAAAAATATAGGAGACGCCAGGCTCTTTGATTATTATAAAATCCAGCGTGCAGGTAGAAGTTATCACCTTAAGCTGACGTATACATTGAATTTAAAACAATCGTAA
- a CDS encoding RagB/SusD family nutrient uptake outer membrane protein — MKTLLKLFMCISLTLVFTSCEKYLNVSDELAEEMDMEKIFSNPVNVRKFHRNIYTGIPNTADYARGLTGLNLPWPQMSDEIDKTSDGTDDNTFLYNAGSTTLGRWSLYQQIRQANVFLENVKEIPNKGDADFLAQQEVNELKAQARFLRAYYHFLLFELYGPVPVMNTIADPSQKDIDYARNSVDEVVDFIDKELIECIADLKDPNLNDQQNLAVPTKGTARALRTVLLTYAASPLYNGGYQEALNLSNKDGKKLFPAYSKEKWNKALAAAKEFIDYANSGVYELYKVYDAGKYNPDRSLYELFMTYNKETIFVRSDVSWGSVPRAGVDGYSVPRGARGGGTTTGYLSVLQELVDDFFMIDGKSIEESPKYVEEGFSKAGDDPSGRTKVGTYNMYVNREPRFYQTVFYNTRNWHVGNEVITFQKGGNSDNSLTKIYPKAGTILYKRLSKKVYDQGSNPKSEYRPGIIYRLADLYLLYAEILNEVDPTHPDIVEYIDRVRSRAGIPLLKDINPGILGQQEKLREAIRRERRVELATEGQRYFDVRRWMLAETEGYKQGGQVYGMNMEAPTLSGFYKRVPIETRLFSKAMYFYPIPLTEIQKSRLLVQNPGY, encoded by the coding sequence ATGAAAACATTATTAAAACTATTTATGTGCATCAGCCTGACGTTGGTCTTCACGTCTTGCGAGAAGTATCTTAATGTTTCGGATGAATTGGCTGAAGAAATGGATATGGAAAAGATATTTTCCAATCCTGTTAATGTGCGCAAATTTCATAGAAACATTTATACGGGAATACCTAATACTGCTGACTATGCCCGCGGGCTCACAGGATTGAATCTGCCCTGGCCGCAGATGTCTGACGAAATTGATAAGACCTCTGACGGGACCGATGATAATACGTTTCTGTACAATGCCGGTTCGACTACCTTAGGACGATGGTCACTCTATCAGCAGATCAGGCAGGCAAATGTTTTTCTGGAAAATGTAAAGGAAATCCCGAATAAGGGAGACGCCGATTTCCTTGCGCAACAAGAGGTAAATGAATTAAAGGCACAGGCCCGTTTCCTGAGAGCATATTATCATTTTTTGCTTTTTGAACTTTACGGACCTGTCCCGGTTATGAATACAATAGCAGATCCTTCTCAGAAAGATATTGACTATGCCCGGAATTCGGTAGACGAGGTTGTAGATTTTATCGATAAAGAATTGATAGAATGCATTGCTGATCTCAAAGATCCCAATCTGAATGATCAGCAAAATCTGGCTGTACCTACAAAGGGAACAGCACGTGCATTGCGTACCGTCTTACTGACCTATGCTGCAAGTCCGCTGTACAATGGCGGATATCAGGAAGCCTTGAATCTCAGCAATAAAGATGGTAAGAAATTGTTTCCTGCATATTCTAAAGAAAAATGGAACAAAGCGCTTGCTGCAGCTAAAGAGTTTATTGATTATGCCAATTCGGGTGTGTATGAACTCTACAAAGTATATGATGCCGGCAAATACAATCCGGACAGAAGTCTGTACGAGTTATTTATGACGTATAACAAAGAGACCATATTTGTACGTTCGGATGTATCCTGGGGATCTGTACCACGCGCAGGAGTGGATGGCTATTCAGTGCCAAGAGGTGCCCGCGGAGGCGGTACCACGACAGGATATCTTTCTGTCTTGCAGGAATTGGTGGATGATTTCTTTATGATCGATGGTAAAAGTATTGAAGAATCACCGAAATATGTAGAGGAGGGGTTTTCCAAAGCCGGGGATGACCCTTCCGGCCGTACCAAAGTAGGGACATATAATATGTATGTCAACAGAGAACCACGTTTTTATCAGACAGTATTCTACAATACCCGCAACTGGCATGTCGGCAATGAAGTTATTACTTTCCAGAAGGGAGGCAACTCAGACAATTCGCTCACAAAGATTTACCCTAAAGCCGGAACAATTCTTTACAAAAGACTAAGCAAGAAAGTATATGATCAGGGCAGTAATCCGAAAAGCGAGTACAGACCGGGGATTATCTACAGACTGGCCGACCTGTACTTGCTGTATGCTGAAATCCTGAATGAAGTAGACCCAACTCATCCGGATATCGTGGAATACATAGATCGCGTGCGTTCCCGTGCAGGTATACCTTTGCTAAAGGATATCAATCCCGGTATTCTGGGGCAACAGGAGAAACTAAGAGAAGCAATCCGCAGAGAGCGCAGAGTAGAGCTTGCTACTGAAGGACAGCGTTACTTTGATGTGCGTCGATGGATGCTGGCTGAAACGGAGGGGTATAAGCAGGGTGGACAGGTTTACGGAATGAATATGGAAGCTCCGACATTAAGCGGTTTCTATAAACGTGTTCCGATCGAAACCAGATTGTTTTCCAAAGCAATGTATTTTTATCCGATTCCGCTGACCGAAATACAAAAAAGCAGATTATTAGTGCAGAATCCAGGTTATTAA
- a CDS encoding SusC/RagA family TonB-linked outer membrane protein, whose amino-acid sequence MKINQLPKGLGHRKDCSYLVPAMERTGHYIYQYRIVIMKLKLFVLFACIAIGQSKATVFAQKFTLHERKVSLKVVFDKIEKSSNYVFFYDRKEVEEIGRINVNAIGMPLDQLLSILAKDNGFTYKIVKNNIAIKKSDKPRRQETIPISGIVRDSTGIIQGVSIQVKNKPTIATSTDVNGRFILMVPPDAVLTISMIGYKRQEIQINKQTAFDIFLEKDDAQLDEVVVIGFGTQKKQSLVSSVATVKGEELKGSNRSLSNSLAGKLPGLIAVQRSGEPGYDNSEFWIRGTSSFSGGTSPLILVDGIPRTMNDIEPDEIETFTLLKDAAATAVYGAEGANGVVLITSKRGIAQKTTIAYRGEYTTLRPTRIPKFASSADYLSIYNEGLMNEGKAAMFSDELIAKYRSGEDPDLYPNSQWWDILMKENTNNTRHTLSFRGGGDRMKFFVSGAYFGESGLYKVSNDYNNNAGIKRYNLRSNIDLDVTKTTSLRVDLSGQYLQGNYPYNSATNIFERFSRIPPYLFPAKYSDGTLAGHPAQDANKVNPYNQLMEYGYRKEWRSFIQSRVDLNQKLDFLTEGLKVRGTISYDSEGFFNMSRYKAPKTFYATGRDDTGKLIFKQISNETTIGEPQESSSGLKKIYMEAAINYDRLFGNKHQVNGMLLTYQKEQQSNSDALAVRKQAYIGRGVYTFDNRYAIEANFGITGSEKFAEGYRYGFFPAVGIAYNISNEPFYGNELKEVINNLKVRASIGKTGNDDTGGARFLYRPTFADAADNGYSWGIGSTGTLNKINGIVEGRFASPSLSWEIEIKRNYGIDLGFFNNSITLQVDYFDNRRSNILMQRRTISGVAGFRQAPFQNFGVVTNKGIEGGMNINHTFGEFKIGALGNFTFARNKIVEMDEIPQLHPWMNTTGTRINALNGMWISDGLYREADFNVTLGTDGKKQYSLKEGIATATTMPSPLPGDLKFKDLNGDGIVNEFDRSQDVANPIVPEIIYGFGLNLQYKGIYASVFFQGANNVSTNLNNQGNAFLPFQWGLTESNVRQEILESRWTEQNPSGNVFFPRVRVENLGNTNTATTWWVRDASFLRLKNVEIGYTLPKSLIERLKFRNTRLYIMGQNLYVWDKVKMYDPELGNSAAGTKYPLPRTWTFGLEITL is encoded by the coding sequence ATGAAAATTAATCAATTGCCCAAAGGATTAGGGCATAGAAAAGACTGCTCTTATCTCGTGCCCGCGATGGAGCGAACAGGACATTACATCTATCAATATCGTATAGTAATTATGAAACTCAAACTATTCGTACTATTTGCATGTATAGCAATAGGACAGAGTAAAGCCACCGTATTTGCGCAAAAATTTACTTTACACGAACGCAAGGTCTCCTTAAAAGTAGTTTTTGACAAAATCGAGAAAAGCTCTAATTATGTATTCTTCTATGACCGCAAAGAAGTAGAAGAAATAGGCCGGATTAATGTAAATGCTATTGGCATGCCGCTGGATCAGTTACTATCCATACTGGCAAAGGACAATGGATTTACCTATAAAATCGTAAAGAATAATATCGCCATCAAAAAGAGCGATAAACCCCGACGACAGGAGACTATTCCAATCAGCGGAATTGTACGGGATTCCACCGGTATCATTCAGGGAGTATCTATACAAGTCAAAAACAAACCTACAATTGCCACGTCCACAGATGTCAATGGCCGGTTTATTCTGATGGTTCCCCCGGATGCAGTATTGACTATCAGTATGATCGGATATAAGCGGCAGGAAATACAGATCAATAAGCAGACGGCGTTTGATATATTTCTTGAAAAGGATGATGCCCAACTGGATGAAGTGGTGGTTATCGGTTTCGGAACACAAAAGAAACAAAGTCTGGTTAGTTCTGTCGCAACCGTGAAAGGGGAAGAGCTGAAAGGTTCAAACCGGAGTCTGAGTAACAGTCTGGCCGGAAAGCTGCCGGGACTTATTGCCGTCCAAAGATCCGGAGAGCCGGGCTATGACAATTCAGAATTCTGGATAAGGGGTACCAGCTCTTTCTCCGGTGGGACGAGTCCGCTTATACTGGTGGACGGTATACCGCGTACTATGAATGATATAGAACCGGATGAAATCGAAACGTTCACATTACTTAAAGATGCTGCGGCAACAGCCGTTTATGGTGCTGAAGGTGCAAATGGTGTCGTGTTAATTACTTCCAAAAGGGGGATTGCGCAGAAAACAACTATTGCCTACCGGGGAGAATACACCACGCTTAGACCTACACGTATTCCCAAATTTGCGAGTTCGGCAGATTACCTGAGTATCTACAATGAGGGGCTTATGAACGAGGGTAAAGCGGCTATGTTTTCGGATGAACTGATTGCTAAATACAGATCAGGAGAAGATCCGGATCTGTATCCAAATAGTCAGTGGTGGGATATTCTCATGAAAGAAAATACTAATAATACGAGACATACGCTGAGCTTCAGAGGGGGAGGAGACCGTATGAAATTCTTTGTGTCCGGTGCTTATTTCGGTGAAAGCGGACTGTACAAAGTCTCCAATGATTATAACAACAATGCCGGTATCAAGAGATACAATCTTCGTTCAAATATAGATCTGGATGTGACGAAAACAACTTCTTTACGAGTCGATCTCAGTGGACAGTATTTACAAGGGAACTATCCTTATAATTCGGCAACAAATATTTTTGAACGCTTTTCCAGAATCCCGCCTTACCTGTTTCCTGCAAAATATTCGGACGGAACACTTGCCGGGCATCCGGCACAGGATGCTAATAAAGTGAATCCTTACAACCAGCTCATGGAATATGGGTACCGCAAAGAATGGCGTTCGTTTATCCAGTCCAGAGTAGACCTGAACCAAAAGCTGGACTTCCTGACAGAAGGTTTAAAGGTTAGAGGAACAATCAGTTATGATTCAGAGGGCTTCTTTAATATGTCACGCTACAAAGCGCCGAAGACATTCTATGCAACCGGTCGGGATGATACTGGCAAATTGATCTTTAAACAGATCAGTAACGAGACGACTATAGGAGAACCTCAGGAAAGCAGCTCCGGGTTGAAAAAAATCTATATGGAAGCTGCCATTAATTATGACCGTCTGTTTGGGAATAAACATCAGGTAAACGGAATGCTATTGACATACCAGAAAGAGCAGCAGTCTAATTCGGATGCTCTTGCTGTACGTAAACAAGCATATATAGGAAGAGGGGTCTACACCTTTGATAACCGCTATGCTATAGAAGCCAATTTCGGTATTACAGGATCGGAAAAATTTGCTGAAGGATATCGTTATGGATTTTTTCCGGCTGTAGGTATTGCATACAATATTTCTAATGAGCCTTTTTACGGAAATGAATTAAAGGAGGTGATCAATAACCTGAAGGTAAGAGCATCCATTGGTAAAACCGGAAACGATGATACCGGAGGTGCGCGATTCCTGTATCGCCCAACATTCGCTGATGCAGCCGACAACGGGTATAGCTGGGGAATAGGAAGTACAGGTACCCTGAATAAAATAAATGGTATAGTAGAAGGACGGTTTGCTTCGCCTTCACTTTCCTGGGAAATTGAGATTAAAAGAAATTACGGTATTGATCTAGGCTTTTTCAATAACTCCATTACCTTACAGGTTGACTATTTTGATAACAGAAGAAGTAATATCCTGATGCAGCGCCGCACGATATCCGGTGTGGCGGGATTCAGACAAGCCCCTTTCCAGAATTTTGGTGTGGTGACCAACAAAGGGATTGAAGGGGGGATGAATATCAACCATACATTCGGAGAGTTTAAGATCGGTGCACTTGGCAATTTTACATTTGCACGCAACAAAATAGTAGAAATGGATGAGATACCACAGTTGCATCCGTGGATGAATACGACAGGAACACGTATCAATGCTTTGAACGGCATGTGGATCTCAGATGGACTTTACAGAGAAGCCGATTTTAATGTAACGCTGGGTACAGATGGTAAAAAACAATATAGCCTTAAAGAAGGTATTGCTACCGCTACAACGATGCCTAGTCCGTTACCCGGAGATCTTAAGTTCAAAGATCTGAATGGGGATGGAATTGTAAACGAATTTGACCGCTCACAGGATGTCGCCAATCCAATAGTTCCTGAAATTATCTATGGATTCGGACTGAATCTGCAATATAAAGGAATCTATGCCAGTGTATTTTTCCAGGGTGCCAATAATGTATCAACCAATCTTAATAACCAGGGGAATGCTTTTCTGCCTTTCCAATGGGGACTGACGGAAAGTAATGTCAGACAGGAAATACTCGAAAGTCGCTGGACCGAACAGAATCCTTCAGGTAATGTATTTTTTCCGCGTGTTCGCGTTGAGAACCTTGGAAATACCAACACTGCTACGACATGGTGGGTAAGGGATGCTTCATTTTTAAGATTGAAAAATGTGGAGATCGGTTATACGTTACCCAAATCTCTTATTGAACGCCTGAAGTTCAGAAATACCCGATTGTATATTATGGGACAGAACCTGTATGTATGGGATAAAGTGAAAATGTATGATCCTGAACTGGGTAACAGTGCGGCAGGTACTAAGTATCCGCTACCCCGCACATGGACATTCGGACTGGAAATCACCCTTTAA